The Tardiphaga alba genome includes a window with the following:
- a CDS encoding 3-hydroxyacyl-CoA dehydrogenase NAD-binding domain-containing protein — MPLIAPNAVRHVAIVGSGTIGASWAALFLAHGLDVTVYDPQSSAEATTRALITNAWQGLVALGVASDTTPKPWRFTTDLAEALRDAEFVQESGPERADIKRQLYAQMEACMKPDAIVASSTSGLVMSELQVGLKHPERFAVGHPFNPPHLVPLVEIVGGKATSPEVLTWLDGFYRHTGKAPIRLNKEVPGHLANRLQAALWREAVHAVASGIASVEDVDTAIAQGPGLRWAIMGPHMIFSLAGGEGGMKHFLDHIGPAMEDWWRDLGTPQLGPEVNAALIEGIAQEAAGRSRTDLVTQRDAALIALIKQKNS, encoded by the coding sequence ATGCCACTCATCGCACCGAATGCCGTCCGCCATGTCGCCATTGTCGGATCAGGCACCATTGGAGCCAGCTGGGCCGCCTTGTTTCTGGCCCATGGGCTCGACGTCACCGTCTATGATCCGCAATCATCCGCTGAAGCCACCACGCGCGCATTGATCACCAATGCATGGCAGGGGCTGGTCGCGCTCGGCGTTGCAAGCGACACCACGCCAAAGCCCTGGCGCTTCACCACGGATCTGGCCGAAGCCCTGCGCGATGCCGAATTCGTGCAGGAGAGCGGACCCGAGCGCGCCGACATCAAGCGTCAGCTCTATGCGCAGATGGAAGCCTGCATGAAGCCCGATGCGATCGTGGCGTCGAGCACGTCCGGTCTCGTGATGAGCGAGTTGCAGGTCGGGTTGAAGCATCCCGAACGCTTCGCCGTCGGCCATCCCTTCAATCCGCCGCATCTGGTTCCGCTGGTGGAGATCGTCGGCGGCAAGGCCACGTCGCCCGAGGTGCTGACTTGGCTCGACGGTTTCTATCGCCACACCGGCAAGGCGCCGATCCGTCTCAACAAGGAGGTCCCCGGCCATCTCGCCAATCGTCTGCAGGCCGCCTTGTGGCGCGAAGCCGTGCATGCGGTGGCGAGCGGCATCGCCAGTGTCGAGGATGTCGATACGGCGATTGCTCAGGGGCCAGGTTTGCGCTGGGCGATCATGGGGCCGCATATGATCTTCAGCCTCGCCGGCGGCGAAGGCGGGATGAAGCATTTCCTCGATCACATCGGCCCGGCGATGGAAGACTGGTGGCGCGATCTCGGCACACCGCAGCTCGGACCCGAGGTCAATGCCGCGCTGATCGAGGGGATTGCACAGGAGGCCGCCGGTCGATCGCGCACGGATCTCGTGACGCAACGTGATGCCGCGCTGATTGCGCTCATTAAACAGAAGAACAGCTGA